DNA sequence from the Lycium barbarum isolate Lr01 chromosome 5, ASM1917538v2, whole genome shotgun sequence genome:
CTTCACCTACACCTTCACCTTTAGTTCCTCCTAAGTTAAAACCTCTATCCCTCAAAAGCCAAACAACACTTGAGAAGAAGACGAATCAAAATCAAAGGCAACTCTCAGTTGCAGAGATTGAAAGAGCCATTGGTGCTGGCATTTTCAGAGACAGAGATACCATCAGGCAATCTCAATATAATATACCCCCCTCCGGCCCTCCCCCCCTTACTTTATCAGACATACTACAGTTTTTGCTCATTTTTCTTTTTGGTTTGTTAAGGGATGCAAAGGAGAACAAGACTTTGTTTGATTCAATTTTGTCGAATTCAGTTGGGGAGAATGAAGGGGATGTGGAGAAGAAGCTAAGACAAACTGGTGAATGGCTTATAGATAAAACTGAAAACACATCTGCTTCTGCTGGTAATTAAAAGTCCCTTTTATAATCTCATAGTACTATTACTTCCTTGTAGTATTAAATAAGTACTCAACAATTTTGTCACAGGAAAACAGATTTTAGTTGCTGTGTTTCAATGGATTCTACCAATGTGGATTCTTGCATTTCTTGTGGCTTCTGGGTTGGTCAACCTACCAATTAGCACCCCACTTCTTGATGACTTGCTTTTGTAAAAAATTATCTTATCTGTTTCAACTTATGTTTTTATAAATAAGTGGAGTATAATACAAGTactacatttttttatttttttttgcaaaaaataaagaGGAAATCTTGCCCATAGACTGCTTAACAACTGAATAATAAATTGAAAAAAATGTAGTGGAAGCTAATACTaaaaaaattataagaaaagCAGAATTGTTATCTGTATGCTGAAGTGTCCCTCTGAGGTCCCATAAAATTGGAAAAATTACAGGGTTCTCGCCAATCATATAATTTACTAATAGTAATCACTTTTACCTCTGGCAGAATTCTCATTTCTGGTATAATGTGAAGAGAATGCGTTGAGAATTGCGATTCTACATACATTCGATTTCTTTGCACTATTGTGTACGTTTCTCACAAATTACATGTCGAAAATGATTGCTTACGTCTAAAACTCGTCCTAAAAAAGATAAGCGGTTGTTGCAAATAAATCTACTTTAAATCCACAAAGACTTGTGTTAGTTTTCGCTGATTGATTTCCTTAATTTCTAACACTCAAACAATTCAAATATAAAAGGTTAAACGTTGATTGTAATCTGAATATTATAACTAACAATTAAAGATTAATTAAAATGACTAACTAAATTAaacaaataattaaccaaattaaataAAGAGCATTCGGTGAGTAAAAGACCTAGGATAATAATTTTCTCAATTACCTTAGGATAATAATTTTCTCAATTACCGCACTAACCAATGGCACTCTCTACTTAGTTTACATTTAATTATAGTCCGTCAATCACAATACATAGGGTTATCACTAGTTCCTTTCGAAAATCTAACGATAATTCTTAGAATGCTCTCCCAAGCATAAATGGATACTTTAACGGCTCGTCTAGATTGCAATAAGGGTCGAGGATTCCTTGTCGACACCTTTAATCTATCTCTTAGATCCCTCTATAGATTGGAATGTTGTTTAACTAACTCTAATCTAAAAATCCTCTGAGATAATTCAAGAATAAAAGGACGTGAATGGTTAATGGCTTGTCAACTAATTCTCAATCAAATGCaattaaacaaacaaaaataatAAAACTTCAATAAAGAAGAACGAAATCAAATAAAAATACAACAGTTCTATCAAACTCCTAGAAAAGGAGTTTAATTACTCATAATCATGAATAACAACTCAAAATTCATACGAAAAAGGTGAAAAGTTAAAAACAATGAAAGATTGAAGTAAAACTCTTAAGGTCCTCACCTCCAAACTCTAGTCATCCTCGTGCTCTTCGTAGGTCAAGAATTACCTCAAAATCGTGTTCTcgtatatttatattgtgtagaAATGCCCTTAGACCGAAATAAGCTTAATGAACCAAAGCAGGATCGCATAGGCCAAGATTAAGTCTGGAATGACGTGCCACAAGACTTAAGGCACGTCGTGCCAAGAGGCTTTTCCTGATCCCAgaaaataaacaagagaagcagaGTTGTAATCTGTAGGCTTAAGTGTCCTTCTGAGGTCCCATAATATTGGAATAATGCATAGTGGTAGACTCTAGTGTTAAAGATGCAGTCTATATTATTTTTTGGTAAAGGAACATTTTATTGATACCAAAGTAATATTTACAAAGCCAAATAGGAACAGACCACCTATTTCTAAGATAAAAACGTACAACTATCTGAGGTAAACAGTTGACAACTTCCTAGTCTATCCGAAACTATCAAAATTCAATTGCATCGAAATACATGATAaaccagaaagaaaaaaaaaagaataccaACCAACAATGCACAGATTGGTAAAAAAACAAAGCAGCAACTTCATGGCATGCTGTTCAAGCTATCCAGTGCTGTTTTCTATTTCTGCAAGCCTCTGCCTCTAATGTGGATGGGGATTGCTATCTCTCTGCATGTTTTGTCATTCTGGAAGTGACTTGATTGATATCttagattgttttttttttctcacacCACCATAGCAAAAACACAGCTTACAATTGCACCTCTACCAATCCTTTTCGTTGCCCACCTACATGCCCATTGAAGCTCCTCCTGCCATCTCCCAATGGATCTTTAGAATCCTAACCATAATAATAATATGCTCCACAAGCCATTAGTAATGggacaagaaaacaataaatgaTCTGTAGTTTTACTGCTGCATCACAGAACACACAATCCATTGGGACATGAATTTCAAATCTAAGCAATCAATCAACAGTAGTCAATTTCCTCCATGCAGCCAACCATAAAATGAATTTGTGGATATTCTGGTGAAGTGAAATACTCTTCCAGGTTACCTTTTGGTAATGTGGCATAAGGTGAGTATAAAGCAGCTTGATAGAAATTTGCCATGAATTGCCATAGAATTGAGTCTTGTAGTAAGTCACCCCCGCGAGGAGCTTGCCTATACCATGTATTTCCTTGATTACAGTTTTTTCCTCATTACCCAGGTTACATTTGCTGGTATAGTGCAAGTTTCCACGGTCTCACCCTTCATGTAGTActcattgtatacggtaaaaatcgggtatcTGCTGAGCCGGTAATAccggtgaccgagggaagaaagaaacgagGATATGCACGAAGGCTTTCTTTTTGAACTGGAGGAGTGTTTTGACCAAAGAGAGGGAAGAtcttcatttggtccggtttcttcatAGCCGAGCTGATCGTGGCCGTtcctccgtttgatcgtggccgttcctCCATTTGGtcgtagccgttggtccgggagatccgttacgcgattgccacgtgtctatagcgtcctgccatgttcaactgtcaatcgtacgggtgtcagatcgtacgatcaacctaatccaacctGCTCCACTtcagagttttttctttattttttagacacacttgttgtatgaagcccatggggcaatgcTATAAATAGGGGCCATTGCCCTACTTTTAaagggttggcttcctcatatcaagaactcttgCAATAGAAAAATTGTTATAGTCCGTAttctgtacgttcggatatttcgaggtagtcgtggtaagttaagggcaagaccattttccaaaattattttaatgtgcaagttggttatgaatattatttatgaatactattagtatggaaatattgagaaaggctaagggtaaaaagggaaattcgcaaaatggttcatggtaaaaatcgaggaaggctaagggcaaacttggaattggaaaaaattatttttcatgaaccacaacaagccaagttggccgtgtggtggtgTGTGGGACCCATCCTTTCATAAgctatgtaattatatatatggatcaaagCTTATATAGCAAgacaattagtcatcttttaatttaagaaatttaaagaaaaagggagaagggacatgtgtccacttattATTTGAAgaagctatgtatatatatatatatatatatatatatatatatatatatatatatatgtgtgttagcAAGAGCAAATCATCTAGAGGTTTCATTTTCTTACAACATAAGAAGActtgaaaaaaaaagagagagagaggggtgttcggccatggttggccgaactTGAAGCCATGGAgaagttgatccaaaaattattttcttctagcttttctaccaaatggaacgtccttaacaacatggagtggttgttgaagcaataaaaccattcattcttgcaaggcacaactctagctaagttgaagagctaagtggaaaaggtaaggcttaatcctcttttatatgttatggatgatttatgcatgtagttgggtgtagaaatgaatgaaattcttgaaacaaggtgtgttgatgttgtagccgtgagtgggctattttgtgtagaaggaatgaattaaattttacttagtattttaattgttgttgtggaagattctatgatgtaaaatgaggatttaatggtttgaaatgaagttgtaattgtttgtggattatggaagaagttaatgtgatattagtatggtttcttatgattataagaatggagttgctaatgtgtagattgttggtgcagtttatgaatttgaaagaagaaaatatgttgttattgtttttgttgaatttggaaggtttcgggtgaagtagtatgttggttgggttgttttgcatattatgtgaattggttgaagtgttcttgaatcatgttagaatgatttcggattaatactttgATGTGAGATCATTGATCTTAGcctgactatatgtgattgaattgaatataaatgaaatgtcgtggaATTTTGTGACAAGGGTTGTAATGTTAGAATacatttggattgattgttgaagttgttagtaagattgttggtattgttgttgataatttggccgagttgaattctcggattgttgttgataaattggccgagttagattctcggggatggtgtatttacaggggaaatgctgccgaaatttcggcagattataagtgagtttatttgaaagattaagacaagtgtgtgacaatgtgtctgatgattatgtaaatctccttgaatgtatactaacaagtttggacgaataagcgtagctaataggacgtggaataggtatgtaaggcttaccctttctttcttttgggcatgatctttatgaaacgaacaaatgacgtatatgtatgatttcaaagaaattcccattcttagagccactaggatagctaatatccttgatttccataagctgtttcatatgatgttgatgcgtatctatgatgtccgaagatctatttgatatgtttccgaattggcattcgagagataagtaaTATGATTAATGtcatgattttcaaatgatagcacgtctgattattccgttaagtctttgatatattttgatatgtacatatggttacaaaagctttatttgatttggtccatacgatatccgaaaggtacttaatatgattgttgcttcgattttccaaaaatagcttctgatatgttcgtagaaggttctgtacttcaaacactcataactttcttatactaagtcggattgacacgaaacttgtttctgagccttcaggtgtcggtaagtatacttgtctatcgagtcttgttttgtgtgcatatggtttcgcactactctgttcgtgcaagcctcagtatgtccttcactgagcccgggccaggatatgttcgcgtgcgtacttctctgcattgttcaccgcgtccctctcacttgcgggtcggggcatgatatgatatgatgacattatgatatgatgatggggtggtggccaggatggcatatgatgactctattcaccgcgtcccgcaaaagagggtcggggcacgttacatgcatatatgatacatgacattggcatacatgatttcattcaccacgtccctcaatggagggccggggcacgttatatgtaaatgtgatacatgatgatgacatacatgatttcattcaccgcgtccctcaatggatggtcggggcacgttatatgcatatatgatatatggtgatgacatgcatgaacttactcaccgcgtccctcactatagggtcggggcacgttatatgacatatgatatacgatgatggcatacatgattttcatttatgatttatgatgacatacctGATTTTCTTTTGAGAAGGCAAGTACtgtgatgttttaaaagtttatacttgattctggtaaatctctgtttcagctatgattctctttttgttatatcccgggttttcgcacatttggaaaattagaaataatcttgacttgtaagaaataaagtcataattgattccaTCTAACGCACGAGTTGTTTTTGAAAGAATATTAACGTGAAAgggtcgaggaaggctaagggcaaaacgtgaaattttggaaattagtttcgggaattacaaaaataaaatttgtagccaattgggcttgtaaaataagaagcaaatgaggcccaaatcaaggggggggggggggggtggccggccaacatggccttggcccaaacccatttaagtagtcatgtgcttggtcatgtgacaaacAAAACAAAAGGGGATAAGTCTTCATctcttcaagaaaattcaagaaaaaaatcaaacaagcaaagagagagcaaagagtagagggttcggccatgtccatgatttttcacccctctaaaatcttgttctaaaaattgttgtcttgtgattttcctactaaactaagtgccctcttcaacttggtgtagttgtcttggaggaagaagcacttggatcctcaatttgatcacctattgaagtgaagaagactagggaaaaaggtaagaaattatcccttgttcttgtgttatgaagtcatgtttatgttgtagtatgtaggaatgaattgattgtatggaaatatggaagtttgcaaagtgggtaggagatatagtatatggccgtgtgtgtatatatgttgtataattatggtgagtttaaattatgtcatattctagtagtgattgtggtaaaatgcatattgggaatgaaagttgaatgaaattgatagaagtggttagtggggtgtttggccgtgtggtttggagtgtgtggaatggaaatggattaagtttgtttaatgtgttattatgatacttgcaatgaatatggagataaaatgatataagtttgtatcgaaatggaatattgaagcttatgtcgttttagtacgattttacgacattatgaaaatgaagtcattaggttgctaattatgacaagtattgatgaacttggaagaaggaaacatgttatgaatgcgtatgccaaagattaggagttttggataaattatgactttggcggaaagtttgtatattatgtatatcgtgtgtataatttgaggaaaacgatatgaaatgcttctaaactatgttgtggtgatctagattgataatgaatgtgaaatcgttgagattagtttgaaagttaaggttaaagtaaaggttatggcattatgtcggcaagtagaactagttgtgccatattgtgtttctagtgtttgttgttgatgttgatgttgttgtttgggttgttgttgatgattgtgagctgagttgaattctcggcggtgctatatgtataggggaagtgctgccgaaatttcggtagacaaatatgagttgaattgaattcgtagcatctatagcttacaattggtaaatgtgaccatttgcagatttttgacgaaacggagagtgagcttggataggcttaaaaagctcaaaaggtatgtaaagctaccccgatcattcttttggcatgcctaagtgtattaggatcgaattcgggcctcgaaagactttctgccccttggaatccgcaagtgaaaatatcactttttctttcagtaagattgaactcttttggtatgttttcttggaaattatgcaaaccttctctaaactccttggaaagctacagaatgtccgtagaacctttataggtgatcccataagcttaaagggcgtaatttggacccatcgccttgcttgtcccgaggtgggcccactattcccagttttgcccttaatgtacttaagtcttcttttcgaatagttcttaaaagaaacgttttgaataccattctaattacctaacaaacgttgttttaaatattccattaagtctgataaattgttttgatactcgaaactcatttactatgattccttccgacttcattggatcgggttgtctttgatatgcctcatcgagtctatggaaacattcatgatattttaattgcattagtctctcactactccattcgtggatgccccaatgtttcccacactgagcccgggccaggatatgttgtcaagcgtgatcctttgcattgttcgccgtgcctcgatgtgagggggcaggtatacgcgtacatgggtttgtggagtatgttgtgccatgtacgtttgttctgatatgatttactatggccatctgatatgacatattatgttacggggttatgcccctattctgattcttctgtgttgtggcaccagcgtcgggagggtggccacgttctgtctgccgagtcccttggcaggggccggattggatatgacatatgtttctgtacacactccgcatgttttgaaaatatatatctgatactttgtattttctgtttactttctgtacgttctataccagttatgattttgtttctgcaacacaggctttacatattcagtacatatttcgtactaaccccctttcctcgggggctgcgttttcatgccgcgcaggtaccgacgacaggtttgctgatccgtctgcttaggatctcattctgctatttttggagcgctcttttattcagagccatcttttggtatagtctgtcacttttatatatgtatattctcgttcatgggtacggcggggccctgtcccgtcatatgattctgtcggtctgttagaggtctgtggacatgtttgtgggctgggatctttctgtacagctgtgtgtatatgttgtgtttgggcgatcccattcgccgcggcggccggtccgcatatatttaaatgttactctgttggccctgtgtggcctttgttggtattttctgcgtgcagggtatatgggatggtccgtaaaacaaaggaaactctgccgaaatttttctggagattatctaaattggaactaaagccttgtcggcttctgctatatactagaatgtgattgagtgcccagatcgggcactagtcacggcctacggggttgggtcgtgacacttttacTGTGatccttgccttacatgctcagtacattttccgtactgaccccctttcttcgggggctgcgtttcatgccacgcaggtacacccagatgagttgaagctattatagcaGATGTTTCAGcaaagatggcaagctccatttactcctggagtgttgccgagtcagagcatatgtgctatgatttctagttgatgttagagactttgcagacaaagtcgtgggtataagatgtcagttttgtaagcggctccatcagccaatgtgtctttatgtattatgttatggATTCCATAAGATTACAGAtctggtttgatttgagaacgatagaacaaagattttgaaagcttattATGTATTTTGCTTTTATTTGATCTCAAAATctgaagagattatgtgtgtgaTAAGAGtttgggttcgctcgactccggatatggggtcgggtgcccatcacaccctagggagattagggtgtgacaaaaattatataaatctctctctcaaatatctgatttcgGTCCACATTTGTTGTGTTCATCTCTTCAATTtattcaatcaagtaacactcatatGTTAGTAAACACGCACCTCTACagcaaaccaccgattatcaGTTGCTTCTTCGTAGtttattcatatatttcttttctctatcaaatagattcaaggcacaaccacatatcctatgcctcactcacaaatttaattgattatccaaattcggggtaaacagtttggcgcccaccgtggggctaagataatagtggtctttgatcttgatccctATCTTACCCATAAAACAAAAAATATCTTCTGTTCGcctctgaaaaaacggaccaaatggctgacagtgggcaatctggtcacgtcaacaacaacgagatcgtggccgaaaatgaaggcagcgggccacgaggattaccaaatcccgctgaccctaaccccgttaattcgagggagggcctcgaccgtcaaaacaccgtggaccaggagaatgccgcccagccggccactgaccctttaaatacacacaattcgattactttgtcctGGACttagggccggaaagaaccggataccccgaatgataatgtTGACTTACATTTAATCTTTgatatgttgcaggaacagagagtgGCGATTGTCAAatagggaatcgcaatagcccgattgcaaaacggaggggataaaacgacctcggaggaggcaaagtgtgttgctgaacccagaagagatgaggcatgGATGGTTGAGAGCGATGGGTCTAGAGCTgggtcctccaccgaggttctgagaatgctcgaaactttggaaaaacgggtagactcgaccgagaagagggtggaaacatacaactctcgggtggaccaaatcccgagggctccgcctttactgaaagggccggattcgaagaggtacatccaaaggacttttcctccgagtgcag
Encoded proteins:
- the LOC132640813 gene encoding probable NAD(P)H dehydrogenase subunit CRR3, chloroplastic isoform X9, with translation MVGVKCISMAKVYTLHASSSLPTDPSPTPSPLVPPKLKPLSLKSQTTLEKKTNQNQRQLSVAEIERAIGAGIFRDRDTIRDAKENKTLFDSILSNSVGENEGDVEKKLRQTGEWLIDKTENTSASAGKQILVAVFQWILPMWILAFLVASGYRRQVC
- the LOC132640813 gene encoding probable NAD(P)H dehydrogenase subunit CRR3, chloroplastic isoform X7, yielding MVGVKCISMAKVYTLHASSSLPTDPSPTPSPLVPPKLKPLSLKSQTTLEKKTNQNQRQLSVAEIERAIGAGIFRDRDTIRDAKENKTLFDSILSNSVGENEGDVEKKLRQTGEWLIDKTENTSASADFSCCVSMDSTNVDSCISCGFWVTFAGIVQVSTVSPFM
- the LOC132640813 gene encoding probable NAD(P)H dehydrogenase subunit CRR3, chloroplastic isoform X5, whose product is MVGVKCISMAKVYTLHASSSLPTDPSPTPSPLVPPKLKPLSLKSQTTLEKKTNQNQRQLSVAEIERAIGAGIFRDRDTIRDAKENKTLFDSILSNSVGENEGDVEKKLRQTGEWLIDKTENTSASAGKQILVAVFQWILPMWILAFLVASGCLGGRSTWILNLITY
- the LOC132640813 gene encoding probable NAD(P)H dehydrogenase subunit CRR3, chloroplastic isoform X3, with product MVGVKCISMAKVYTLHASSSLPTDPSPTPSPLVPPKLKPLSLKSQTTLEKKTNQNQRQLSVAEIERAIGAGIFRDRDTIRDAKENKTLFDSILSNSVGENEGDVEKKLRQTGEWLIDKTENTSASAGKQILVAVFQWILPMWILAFLVASGFLTKRRVSLDRLKKLKRYRRQVC
- the LOC132640813 gene encoding probable NAD(P)H dehydrogenase subunit CRR3, chloroplastic isoform X4, with product MVGVKCISMAKVYTLHASSSLPTDPSPTPSPLVPPKLKPLSLKSQTTLEKKTNQNQRQLSVAEIERAIGAGIFRDRDTIRDAKENKTLFDSILSNSVGENEGDVEKKLRQTGEWLIDKTENTSASAGKQILVAVFQWILPMWILAFLVASGLVNLPISTPLLDDLLL
- the LOC132640813 gene encoding probable NAD(P)H dehydrogenase subunit CRR3, chloroplastic isoform X11, with translation MVGVKCISMAKVYTLHASSSLPTDPSPTPSPLVPPKLKPLSLKSQTTLEKKTNQNQRQLSVAEIERAIGAGIFRDRDTIRDAKENKTLFDSILSNSVGENEGDVEKKLRQTGEWLIDKTENTSASAVVLEEEALGSSI
- the LOC132640813 gene encoding probable NAD(P)H dehydrogenase subunit CRR3, chloroplastic isoform X8: MVGVKCISMAKVYTLHASSSLPTDPSPTPSPLVPPKLKPLSLKSQTTLEKKTNQNQRQLSVAEIERAIGAGIFRDRDTIRDAKENKTLFDSILSNSVGENEGDVEKKLRQTGEWLIDKTENTSASADFSCCVSMDSTNVDSCISCGFWIFDETESELG
- the LOC132640813 gene encoding probable NAD(P)H dehydrogenase subunit CRR3, chloroplastic isoform X1, which translates into the protein MVGVKCISMAKVYTLHASSSLPTDPSPTPSPLVPPKLKPLSLKSQTTLEKKTNQNQRQLSVAEIERAIGAGIFRDRDTIRDAKENKTLFDSILSNSVGENEGDVEKKLRQTGEWLIDKTENTSASADFSCCVSMDSTNVDSCISCGFWVPTTGLLIRLLRISFCYFWSALLFRAIFWYSLSLLYMYILVHGYGGALSRHMILSVC
- the LOC132640813 gene encoding probable NAD(P)H dehydrogenase subunit CRR3, chloroplastic isoform X10, coding for MVGVKCISMAKVYTLHASSSLPTDPSPTPSPLVPPKLKPLSLKSQTTLEKKTNQNQRQLSVAEIERAIGAGIFRDRDTIRDAKENKTLFDSILSNSVGENEGDVEKKLRQTGEWLIDKTENTSASAGKQILVAVFQWILPMWILAFLVASGLHLLV
- the LOC132640813 gene encoding probable NAD(P)H dehydrogenase subunit CRR3, chloroplastic isoform X2 codes for the protein MVGVKCISMAKVYTLHASSSLPTDPSPTPSPLVPPKLKPLSLKSQTTLEKKTNQNQRQLSVAEIERAIGAGIFRDRDTIRDAKENKTLFDSILSNSVGENEGDVEKKLRQTGEWLIDKTENTSASAGYICWYSASFHGLTLHVVLIVYGKNRVSAEPVIPVTEGRKKRGYARRLSF
- the LOC132640813 gene encoding probable NAD(P)H dehydrogenase subunit CRR3, chloroplastic isoform X12, translated to MVGVKCISMAKVYTLHASSSLPTDPSPTPSPLVPPKLKPLSLKSQTTLEKKTNQNQRQLSVAEIERAIGAGIFRDRDTIRDAKENKTLFDSILSNSVGENEGDVEKKLRQTGEWLIDKTENTSASAGTDDRFADPSA
- the LOC132640813 gene encoding probable NAD(P)H dehydrogenase subunit CRR3, chloroplastic isoform X6, which codes for MVGVKCISMAKVYTLHASSSLPTDPSPTPSPLVPPKLKPLSLKSQTTLEKKTNQNQRQLSVAEIERAIGAGIFRDRDTIRDAKENKTLFDSILSNSVGENEGDVEKKLRQTGEWLIDKTENTSASADFSCCVSMDSTNVDSCISCGFWLSWRKKHLDPQFDHLLK